From the genome of Faecalibacterium prausnitzii:
TTCTCGATTTCACCGATCCATGCAAATTTGCTCTTAGTTTCGTGATAGGTATCCGTTGTGGTAATGACCTCCTGATAGCGCAACATCAAGGGAGATGCTTCTTCCTCGGAACCTTCATACGCAGGAGCCGTGAATTCCTGCGTCCGCTCAACGAAGGTACGTTTCGAATTGAACTGCTGACGGTCATAGTCGTACATCTTCTGGATGGCCTCTTCCGTCATTCCCGCAACTGCGTACTCGATGCGCAACTTTTCCCAGTGTGCTTCAAACTTCTTCAACTCATAGCCTTTATTAAAAGACATCGTAAACCTCCAAATTTTCGATAAATCGTAAAAAGTCGAAAATTTGGAAGGCTACGGATATTTCGCCGCTTGGGGCATCCACGAAAAACGGACAAACATAAAGCCTGCTCCTTTTTACGGGAGCAGGCTACCTGAAGGCTAAAAAATAGCCGGACAACCAACTAACAGAGCGGTTCTAAAGCAGAATCACTCTATCAGCTGTTGCCCGGCTATTTGGTGCGCGTTTCATACATTGCCTTGCGGCAATGGCCCGTTGCTCGGTGACGAACAGTCCATATTCAGGGTGCAATGCACCCGATTTTTGAAATTGTGGTTTGTCTAAAAAAGTCAGCGTCTGCGGTAGGCTAAGTCAACTGTTGCTATGTTACCGCACTTGAGGCACTTTATGCTGATAGAGCCTGAACAGCTCTCGGTTTTTTGGTAGAGCTTGTGTCCGCAAACCGGACAAAACCTCCAGCCAATGCTGAATTGTGCCTGCTGTATATTGTTCAGCGGTTTACTCTTAAAAGAGCGATTATTTGACCAAGTCATATTATTCTCCAAATCGAATGACGTCCAATGGATGGCAGTGGATGGGTTTTCCGTTGATGACCTGCATCTGCTGTAATCTGATCCTGATCGCAGACCACGATACCCCGATCCGTGCAGCCATCTCCAGAATTCTTTCATAGTTCGGGTCCGATGCGGATTTGTACAGGATTCCATTTGGCAGGCACAGCGCTGCACGTTCTATTTCGGCGTTGACCAGAAATGTTGGCATCAGCAGCTCCGCTGCAAGGGTATTCGCCTGCCATTCTTCCCATGAGGGCTGTCCGTTTCGTTCCCGATAGGCAATGTGCCCACGGCACTTGACTGCTTTTCCGTAGTCGTTCGGAAACAGGTCAGCCAGTATATGGTGCGCCGCTTCATGCGCTATCGTGAAATTCCGGCATCCGGTGCAGCTGTCTGACGCAAGGGCGGAATCGATTACAACGTCCTTCGGCATGAACACCTCCACAAGCTTTGTCCCGTCCCCCAAGGTTACGGTAAAACCGCATTTCTGGAAAACAGTCAGTCCTAGAATACTTCCATCGCTGCATAGCGGCAGCATTTTCACATTCAGCCCAAGAACAGAACTTGCGAGCCGTTCAGGGTCAATGGGTTCTGGGTCATCTTTACTGATCCCGAAACGGGTATAGTACTGGTCGATATACTTACCCGCTATGTGCGAAAGATCTGCGCGGGATAAGTATCTTGCCATTACGAAGCACAGCTTTCCGGCACGGAGCAGTAGGCTTCCACGAACCACTTGCCCCGTTCAAGCCAAAGATTCCGCTTCTGACCGCAGATCAGGCAGGTGAAGCAGTGACCTTTTCCGCCTAGGCGTGATGTCCCATGTTTGACTGCCAAGACACGATCAATTCCATAAGTGTGAGCCTTGTCATAGTTTATGGCAAGAGGGCGGATCTTACCGTCAGGAGTAAAACGAACGTCCACTTCGACGTATCTTTTCTCACGGCGAAGGTTGTAATCACCACACATCAGAATTCCTCCTTTTTGCGGATTTATCAAAACACGGCGTGCATTACTTGCGAATCATACTGCGTGCCACGAGCTGTTTTTCGTTCAACAGCGGAACGGACACTGTATGTTTTTTCCACTCATCCATAGAGCAGGTCACTGCTTTGCACAGACGGCATTTTGTCCAGCCACCGGTTTCATCAAGATCCACATCATAATTCATGGTTCCGCACATTGGACATCTTACATTTTCTTTTCTCATAGTATCACCTCGCAAAAAAAACGCCAAACAAACACAATCCCATGCGAAAATAACACTAAAAGGCTGTTATTTGTGGATTTGGTTTGATTATACACCCACTTTATGGAGATGTCAATTGCGCATTTGTCGCCATTTTAGAGATTTCCTGTTGATTTCTTATATTTTCTATACTATAATAGAGCTACCGGATCACAAAGGAGTGTTCTTGTTATGAAAAAGAAAACCACGCTCACCAAAATGCACATAGCCCCATCCACAGTGCGCTATGATGCAGTCGCTGCGAGGGATAGCAATGAGGTTGGTCAGATTCTCGCAGGCACACGAAAAAGAAATGGCTATTCACTTGTAGCTTTCTCTGAACTTCTCCGTCACTATGGCGTCGATGTCAGTGATAAAGGAATCAGCAAATGGGAAAAAGGCTATACCACTCCTAGCATCTACCAACTAGTTGCAATCTGCTACGCATTGAACATCAAGGAGGGTCCTTCCTACTTTACAAAGAACTTCCAGAAACCCGCCCTTCTAAATGACATCGGGCAAAAAAAAGTCGCTGAGTACGAAATGGACTTGATTGCATCCCGACGCTACCAGCCAGACGCAGAAGAGCCCGCGGAAATCGACTACATAATGATGCCTGTATCAGAGTTGCCAGTATCGGCAGGTCTAGGAGCTTTTCTTGAGGGTGAAATGTTCCAGCAGATACAAGTGCCTGCCAGTAGCGTTCCGGCTGGTGCCGAGTTCGGGATATATGTTAGCGGTGATAGTATGGAGCCACGCTATCATAACGGACAGATTGTATGGGTGAAGCGCTGCGAAGAACTTGAGTGCGGGGATATCGGGATATTCGTATATGATGACTGTGGATATCTGAAAAAATACGATGAACATACCCCAGACAAATCCCAAGCAGAGTTCCTTACCGACAGCTATGGCGTGGTGCATAACCAACCGGTTTTGGTTTCTCTTAACACCAAATATTCGCCGATCCTTATATCTCCAGAGCAAAGATTCGAGGTTGTTGGAAAAGTTTTGAACTAAAAAGATGGGAGGAGTTTTTGTGGATACGATCAAGCGTGTTCAGGATTTGATGCAAGTGCGTGATATGAATCTATGTGTATTGGCAAAGAAATGCGGAATATCGTACTCCACGATTCAAACCACCGCCCGTCGGGGAGGGCAGTTAAGCG
Proteins encoded in this window:
- a CDS encoding sigma factor-like helix-turn-helix DNA-binding protein; the protein is MSFNKGYELKKFEAHWEKLRIEYAVAGMTEEAIQKMYDYDRQQFNSKRTFVERTQEFTAPAYEGSEEEASPLMLRYQEVITTTDTYHETKSKFAWIGEIENERLLSALENLSEDDLKLLTLYAYEGYNESEISKVFNISQPAIHKRIMKITIFLKKF
- a CDS encoding ImmA/IrrE family metallo-endopeptidase: MARYLSRADLSHIAGKYIDQYYTRFGISKDDPEPIDPERLASSVLGLNVKMLPLCSDGSILGLTVFQKCGFTVTLGDGTKLVEVFMPKDVVIDSALASDSCTGCRNFTIAHEAAHHILADLFPNDYGKAVKCRGHIAYRERNGQPSWEEWQANTLAAELLMPTFLVNAEIERAALCLPNGILYKSASDPNYERILEMAARIGVSWSAIRIRLQQMQVINGKPIHCHPLDVIRFGE
- a CDS encoding XRE family transcriptional regulator; translated protein: MKKKTTLTKMHIAPSTVRYDAVAARDSNEVGQILAGTRKRNGYSLVAFSELLRHYGVDVSDKGISKWEKGYTTPSIYQLVAICYALNIKEGPSYFTKNFQKPALLNDIGQKKVAEYEMDLIASRRYQPDAEEPAEIDYIMMPVSELPVSAGLGAFLEGEMFQQIQVPASSVPAGAEFGIYVSGDSMEPRYHNGQIVWVKRCEELECGDIGIFVYDDCGYLKKYDEHTPDKSQAEFLTDSYGVVHNQPVLVSLNTKYSPILISPEQRFEVVGKVLN
- a CDS encoding helix-turn-helix domain-containing protein, translated to MDTIKRVQDLMQVRDMNLCVLAKKCGISYSTIQTTARRGGQLSVETIERICQGLGITLKDFFDSSYL